One genomic segment of Gemmatimonadota bacterium includes these proteins:
- a CDS encoding c-type cytochrome, whose product MRLPPLLLMLGLLAPTTLAAQATDSTAAMLALGKRTFEGRGLCFSCHGKGGEGMPAVSKNTNLADGKWLHSTGTRPELVAIIKTGFDAKTSKSGVVMPARGGSRITDREVEAVAAYVVELARKKPVK is encoded by the coding sequence ATGCGCCTGCCCCCGCTCCTGCTCATGCTTGGCCTCCTCGCCCCGACCACTCTCGCGGCGCAGGCAACCGATTCGACCGCGGCGATGCTCGCCCTCGGCAAGCGGACCTTCGAGGGCCGAGGCCTCTGCTTCAGTTGCCACGGCAAGGGGGGCGAGGGAATGCCCGCGGTGAGCAAGAACACCAACCTCGCCGACGGAAAGTGGTTGCACAGCACCGGGACCCGGCCGGAGCTCGTGGCCATCATCAAGACCGGCTTCGACGCCAAGACCTCGAAGAGCGGCGTCGTGATGCCGGCCCGCGGCGGCTCGCGCATCACCGACCGCGAGGTCGAAGCCGTCGCCGCCTACGTCGTGGAACTGGCGCGGAAGAAGCCAGTCAAGTGA
- a CDS encoding ATP-dependent 6-phosphofructokinase produces MKIAISTGGGDAPGLNAVIRAAVLTAHDRGWETVGIRRGFHGLLDGSGVVPLGAAEVSGITHLGGTILGSTNRGNPLRWPKLQPDGRVVEIDRGDELIAAFRREGIDALISIGGDGSLAIAGTLWERGLQVVGVPKTIDNDVVGTDTTFGFDTAVSTATEALDKLHTTAESHDRVMVVELMGREAGWIALHSGISGTADVILIPEIPFSLEKVCEKIRERERHGRHFSIVVVAEGAQTVDGGPVFRERRSAGTVDRLGGIGEQVAHGIAQVTGKETRSLVLGHLQRGGSPTTFDRLLALRFGSAAVRAIADGDFGTMVAYTPPVISRVPIADVVGRMKTVPLDSGIILTARHLGISFGD; encoded by the coding sequence GTGAAGATTGCCATCTCGACCGGCGGCGGCGACGCCCCCGGCCTCAATGCAGTCATTCGTGCCGCCGTCCTCACCGCGCATGATCGCGGTTGGGAAACAGTGGGCATTCGTCGTGGCTTCCACGGGCTCCTGGACGGCAGCGGTGTCGTGCCCCTCGGCGCTGCCGAAGTCAGCGGCATCACGCATCTGGGCGGTACCATCCTCGGGAGCACGAACCGCGGCAACCCGCTCCGCTGGCCGAAGCTGCAGCCGGATGGCCGGGTGGTCGAGATCGACCGGGGCGACGAGTTGATCGCGGCCTTTCGTCGCGAGGGCATTGACGCCCTCATCTCGATTGGTGGCGACGGTTCGCTCGCGATTGCCGGCACGCTCTGGGAGCGTGGCCTTCAGGTGGTCGGCGTGCCGAAGACGATCGACAACGACGTCGTCGGCACCGACACGACCTTCGGCTTCGACACCGCGGTCTCCACCGCGACCGAGGCACTCGACAAGCTGCACACCACGGCCGAGTCGCATGACCGCGTGATGGTGGTCGAGCTGATGGGGCGCGAGGCGGGGTGGATCGCGCTGCACAGCGGCATCTCCGGAACGGCCGACGTCATCCTGATTCCGGAAATTCCCTTCTCGCTCGAGAAGGTCTGCGAGAAGATTCGCGAGCGCGAGCGGCACGGGCGACACTTCTCGATCGTCGTCGTCGCTGAAGGGGCGCAGACCGTCGATGGCGGCCCGGTCTTCCGCGAGCGGCGGAGCGCCGGCACGGTCGACCGGCTCGGCGGCATCGGCGAACAGGTGGCGCACGGCATTGCGCAGGTCACCGGCAAGGAGACGCGCTCGCTGGTCCTCGGCCACCTCCAGCGTGGCGGCTCGCCGACGACGTTCGATCGGTTGCTCGCGCTGCGCTTCGGCTCGGCGGCGGTCCGCGCCATCGCCGACGGCGACTTCGGCACCATGGTGGCCTACACGCCGCCGGTCATCTCGCGCGTCCCGATCGCCGACGTCGTGGGCCGGATGAAGACGGTGCCGCTCGATTCAGGGATTATCCTGACGGCGCGGCACCTGGGGATTTCGTTCGGCGACTAG
- a CDS encoding VOC family protein gives MLSGPRRIGEFCWINVLTPASSDARAFFAGVLGWEYSEIPEMGGHLIKVGGQEVGGMWDTSGPNMPPSTPPGIGLMIRVESADAASAKANELGGLGKPAFDVGPTGRMAETFDPFRAEMDVWQAGVSPGMTADSMHHGAPSWIELATYETEKAGAFWSALFGWRIEKMSMPGMDYSVFHAGDRMVGGMMAITPEMGNFPSHWAVYMTVDNVDAAAAKATASGGSVFMPPVDIPTVGRMAGIASPQGVMFYVIKYEMPA, from the coding sequence ATGCTCTCAGGTCCGCGTCGGATTGGCGAATTCTGCTGGATCAACGTGCTCACGCCTGCGTCGTCGGATGCGCGGGCCTTCTTCGCCGGCGTGCTCGGCTGGGAGTATTCCGAGATCCCGGAGATGGGCGGCCACCTGATCAAGGTGGGTGGTCAGGAAGTCGGGGGGATGTGGGACACGAGCGGCCCCAACATGCCCCCGAGCACGCCACCCGGCATCGGGTTGATGATCCGCGTCGAGAGCGCCGACGCGGCGTCGGCCAAGGCCAACGAGCTCGGCGGGCTGGGGAAGCCGGCGTTCGACGTCGGACCGACGGGGCGGATGGCCGAGACCTTCGATCCGTTCAGGGCCGAGATGGATGTCTGGCAGGCCGGGGTGTCACCAGGCATGACGGCCGATTCGATGCATCACGGCGCGCCGAGCTGGATCGAGCTCGCGACGTACGAGACCGAGAAGGCCGGCGCCTTCTGGAGCGCGCTCTTCGGCTGGCGAATCGAGAAGATGAGCATGCCGGGGATGGACTACTCGGTCTTCCATGCCGGCGACCGGATGGTGGGCGGGATGATGGCGATCACGCCGGAGATGGGAAATTTCCCGTCGCACTGGGCGGTGTACATGACGGTCGACAATGTCGACGCCGCGGCCGCAAAGGCCACCGCGAGCGGCGGCAGCGTCTTCATGCCGCCCGTCGATATCCCGACGGTGGGGCGGATGGCGGGGATCGCGTCACCGCAGGGGGTGATGTTTTATGTCATCAAGTATGAGATGCCGGCGTAA
- a CDS encoding aminodeoxychorismate/anthranilate synthase component II: MILLLDHEDSFVFTLARYVEELGEAPLVCRDDALSLEAVCAMAPTHIILSPGPGRPEECSLALDVVRSLGPTTPILGVCLGHQVIATAYGATVERAAHPRHGRTSPITHDGLGVFAGLPSPLEATRYHSLAVVEVTLPPELLLTARADDGEIMGIRHRRHPVEGVQFHPESVLTTTGLKMVRSFLGER, from the coding sequence GTGATCCTCCTCCTCGACCACGAGGATTCGTTCGTCTTCACGCTGGCGCGCTATGTCGAGGAGCTCGGCGAGGCACCGCTGGTCTGTCGCGACGATGCCCTGTCGCTTGAGGCAGTGTGCGCGATGGCGCCGACGCACATCATCCTCTCCCCTGGCCCGGGACGACCCGAGGAATGCAGTCTCGCGCTCGATGTCGTACGAAGCCTCGGACCAACCACCCCGATCCTCGGCGTCTGCCTCGGCCACCAGGTCATCGCCACCGCCTACGGCGCGACGGTCGAACGCGCGGCACACCCGCGTCACGGCCGCACCTCGCCAATCACGCACGACGGCCTCGGTGTCTTCGCCGGATTGCCGTCGCCCCTCGAGGCGACACGGTATCACTCGCTCGCCGTTGTCGAGGTGACGTTGCCGCCGGAACTGCTCCTCACCGCCCGCGCCGATGACGGCGAGATCATGGGAATTCGGCATCGTCGGCACCCGGTCGAGGGGGTGCAATTCCATCCGGAGTCGGTGCTGACGACGACGGGACTCAAGATGGTGCGGAGCTTCTTGGGTGAACGGTGA
- the pabB gene encoding aminodeoxychorismate synthase component I gives MIPLDPPPEPLELLERFAHRPFPALLDGAADHHDLGRYSYLAADPVRILRGAAHDWHALRDQLRATLDHTAPIAPMLPPFQGGWIGWLGYELGAAFDRMPRAPQDPLELPDLSLALYDWVIAWDHATHQAWLVSTGMQQDGRCDTVRARARAAEMMAVVQGAGTTAQGTFATAFATPDFAPDAYQRAVAAVVEHVLSGDIFQANLAQRFTAPFAGSPLALYRRIRAHTAAPLAAYLDHGDVELLSASPERFLQLDAATGMVETRPIKGTRPRGTDAAADEVLAAELVASEKDRAENVMIVDLLRNDLARVCAPASVDVPTLCALETHPTVHHLVSTVTGRLRTGRDAIDLLEATFPGGSVTGAPKLRAMAVIAAHEPVTRAAYCGAIGWLGRDGSCSFSIAIRTVTIARGIASFHAGGGITALSEPEAEYRETLDKAAALMAALAEGP, from the coding sequence ATCATTCCGCTCGATCCACCTCCCGAACCGCTCGAGCTCCTCGAGCGGTTTGCGCATCGTCCCTTCCCTGCCCTCCTCGACGGCGCCGCCGACCACCACGACCTCGGCCGCTACAGCTACCTCGCCGCCGACCCGGTGCGGATCCTGCGCGGGGCAGCCCACGATTGGCACGCCCTCCGCGACCAGCTCCGCGCCACCCTCGATCACACCGCCCCGATCGCCCCGATGCTCCCCCCATTTCAGGGAGGCTGGATCGGCTGGCTCGGCTACGAACTTGGCGCGGCGTTCGACCGGATGCCGCGCGCTCCGCAGGACCCGCTCGAGCTGCCCGACCTCTCGCTGGCGCTGTACGACTGGGTGATCGCGTGGGATCACGCCACGCATCAGGCGTGGCTGGTGAGCACCGGGATGCAGCAGGATGGCCGCTGCGACACCGTGCGCGCGAGAGCACGTGCCGCCGAGATGATGGCGGTCGTGCAGGGGGCGGGCACGACGGCGCAGGGGACCTTCGCCACCGCGTTCGCCACGCCAGACTTCGCGCCCGACGCGTACCAGCGTGCCGTGGCCGCCGTCGTCGAGCATGTGCTGTCCGGCGACATCTTTCAGGCCAACCTCGCCCAGCGCTTCACGGCGCCGTTCGCCGGGAGCCCGCTGGCGCTCTACCGGCGGATTCGCGCGCACACTGCGGCACCGCTCGCCGCCTACCTCGACCACGGCGACGTGGAGTTGCTCAGCGCTTCACCTGAACGGTTCCTGCAACTTGATGCCGCGACCGGCATGGTGGAGACGCGCCCGATCAAGGGAACGCGGCCGCGTGGGACCGATGCTGCAGCGGATGAGGTCCTCGCCGCCGAGCTGGTGGCGAGCGAGAAGGACCGGGCCGAGAATGTGATGATCGTCGACTTGCTGCGGAATGACCTCGCGCGGGTCTGCGCACCGGCGAGCGTCGACGTGCCGACGCTGTGCGCCCTGGAGACGCATCCGACGGTGCACCATCTCGTGTCGACGGTGACCGGGCGGCTGCGCACCGGGCGCGATGCAATCGACCTCCTCGAAGCGACCTTCCCCGGCGGCTCGGTGACTGGTGCCCCGAAGCTCCGGGCCATGGCGGTGATCGCCGCCCACGAACCGGTCACGCGCGCAGCCTATTGCGGTGCGATCGGCTGGTTGGGGCGCGACGGCAGTTGCTCGTTCTCGATCGCGATCCGCACGGTGACCATCGCGCGGGGGATCGCATCGTTCCACGCGGGCGGTGGGATCACCGCGCTGTCGGAACCGGAGGCGGAGTACCGGGAGACGCTCGACAAGGCGGCGGCGCTCATGGCCGCGCTGGCGGAGGGGCCGTGA
- a CDS encoding 4a-hydroxytetrahydrobiopterin dehydratase: MKSNEPLFDGPELAARLAVLPGWRASNGWLRREYTTDGWRSTMLAVNAIAFLAEAGNHHPDLEVHWGRIVVMLQTHSAGGITEKDLQMAERIEATIQWQPKGGFPGLEGQTGGWITG, translated from the coding sequence ATGAAAAGCAACGAACCGCTATTCGATGGCCCCGAGCTCGCCGCGCGCCTCGCCGTGCTGCCCGGATGGAGGGCGTCCAACGGTTGGCTCCGGCGCGAGTACACCACCGACGGCTGGCGCAGCACCATGCTGGCCGTGAATGCGATCGCCTTCCTGGCCGAGGCCGGCAATCACCATCCCGATCTGGAAGTCCATTGGGGGCGGATCGTGGTGATGTTGCAGACGCACTCCGCTGGCGGCATCACGGAAAAGGACCTCCAGATGGCCGAGCGGATCGAGGCCACCATCCAGTGGCAGCCGAAGGGCGGCTTCCCGGGTCTCGAGGGACAAACCGGCGGCTGGATCACGGGGTGA
- a CDS encoding 6-pyruvoyl tetrahydropterin synthase family protein, with amino-acid sequence MGTFRVTVSKDYLVFSSAHFITFRGHTCESLHGHNYRISVAVEGPIDSECLFVVDFAILKRIVRRYVDIMDHRVLLPTNNPKLAFRTEGAMTFVEYFGEQTYQFPTKDCAMLPIANTTAEMIAEWVAVKVREDLAADGANLTFLEIEVEESVGQSATYSQRLD; translated from the coding sequence GTGGGCACATTTCGCGTTACGGTCAGCAAGGACTACCTGGTCTTCTCGTCGGCGCACTTCATCACCTTCCGCGGGCACACCTGCGAGTCGCTGCACGGTCACAACTACCGGATCAGCGTGGCCGTCGAAGGGCCGATCGACAGCGAGTGTCTCTTCGTGGTGGACTTCGCGATCCTCAAGCGGATCGTCCGGCGGTACGTCGACATCATGGACCACCGGGTCCTGCTTCCGACCAACAATCCGAAGCTCGCCTTTCGCACTGAAGGGGCGATGACCTTCGTCGAGTATTTCGGAGAGCAGACCTACCAGTTCCCCACGAAGGACTGCGCCATGCTGCCGATCGCCAATACCACTGCCGAGATGATCGCGGAGTGGGTCGCGGTGAAGGTGCGCGAAGACCTCGCCGCCGATGGCGCCAACCTCACCTTCCTCGAGATCGAGGTCGAGGAATCGGTCGGACAGTCGGCCACGTACTCGCAACGCCTGGACTGA
- a CDS encoding SDR family oxidoreductase gives MMDGKVCLVTGASRGIGRATVEGLARLGATILMSCRHREAGEAARREIIAATGNARITLLVADLSSQAEVRRLVQEVKAATPRLDVLINNAGTFQMHREETVDRVEATFATNHLAPFLLTTGLLDLLEASAPARVIMVASEAHQRATDPEDWESTKRYNGITAYGRSKLANVMFCYDLAHRLEGSGVTINACHPGVVGTELLESGYRRWWSHWLWPFVKRFTISPEDAATSLLYLAASRDVEGVSGKYFKRSRPATSSLLSHDAVVGARLWNVSLRLTGQLPAVEITGEHIAH, from the coding sequence ATGATGGACGGGAAGGTCTGCCTGGTCACGGGAGCGAGTCGCGGCATTGGCCGCGCCACGGTCGAGGGGCTCGCGCGCCTCGGCGCGACGATCCTGATGTCGTGCCGCCACCGCGAGGCCGGTGAGGCGGCACGGCGCGAAATCATCGCCGCCACCGGCAATGCGCGGATCACGCTGCTGGTGGCCGATCTCTCCAGCCAGGCCGAAGTCCGCCGCCTGGTACAGGAGGTCAAGGCCGCGACGCCTCGCCTGGATGTCCTGATCAACAACGCCGGGACCTTCCAGATGCACCGCGAGGAGACGGTGGACCGGGTCGAAGCCACCTTCGCCACGAACCACCTCGCGCCGTTCCTCCTGACCACCGGTCTGCTCGACCTGCTCGAGGCAAGCGCCCCGGCGCGCGTGATCATGGTCGCCTCGGAGGCGCACCAGCGGGCGACCGACCCCGAGGACTGGGAAAGCACCAAGCGTTACAACGGCATCACCGCCTACGGGCGCTCGAAGCTGGCGAACGTGATGTTCTGTTACGACCTGGCGCACCGTCTCGAGGGCAGTGGCGTGACGATCAATGCCTGCCACCCGGGCGTGGTCGGGACGGAGCTGCTCGAGTCGGGGTATCGCCGCTGGTGGTCGCACTGGCTCTGGCCGTTCGTCAAGCGCTTCACGATTTCGCCGGAAGACGCCGCAACGTCCCTGCTGTACCTGGCCGCGTCACGCGATGTCGAGGGCGTCTCGGGGAAGTACTTCAAGCGTTCGCGCCCCGCCACGTCGTCGCTGCTCTCGCATGACGCGGTGGTCGGGGCGCGGCTCTGGAACGTTTCGCTGCGGCTGACCGGGCAACTGCCCGCCGTGGAAATCACCGGCGAGCATATCGCCCACTAG